From the Streptomyces nigrescens genome, one window contains:
- a CDS encoding NADP-dependent oxidoreductase, whose amino-acid sequence MTVPSTGTEVRLAARPEGWPTTGNFSVVRAPLPAVGTGQVLVRNLVMSVDPYMRGRMNNTRSYVPPFAVGKVLDGGAVGRVVVSKSPRHSVGDLVLHGLGWREYAVVGAAGAVTVDPALAPPGAYLGVLGMPGHAAYAGLLKAAEFRPGDTVFVSGAAGAVGSLVGQIARLCGAQRVIGSAGSAEKVAYLTEELGFDAAFDYKAGPVLDQLAKAAPAGIDVYFDNVGGDQLDAALALARMGARFALCGTVSQINEKDGPAGPRNLVQAIAKGITLRGFLVSNHAGLKDEFTARMGGWLAEGRISYRETVVKGLENAPAAFIDMLRGANTGKMLVRIAD is encoded by the coding sequence ATGACCGTTCCGTCCACAGGCACCGAAGTCCGGCTCGCCGCCCGCCCCGAGGGATGGCCGACCACCGGGAACTTCTCGGTCGTGCGGGCACCACTGCCCGCCGTCGGGACCGGCCAGGTGCTGGTCCGCAACCTGGTGATGAGCGTCGACCCGTACATGCGCGGGCGGATGAACAACACCAGGTCCTACGTTCCGCCGTTCGCCGTGGGCAAGGTGCTCGACGGGGGCGCCGTCGGCCGGGTCGTCGTCTCGAAGTCACCGCGCCACAGCGTCGGCGACCTGGTCCTGCACGGTCTGGGCTGGCGGGAGTACGCCGTCGTGGGCGCCGCCGGCGCGGTCACGGTGGACCCGGCGCTCGCCCCGCCCGGGGCGTACCTCGGAGTGCTCGGCATGCCGGGGCACGCCGCCTACGCGGGGTTGCTCAAGGCCGCCGAATTCCGGCCCGGCGACACCGTGTTCGTCTCCGGGGCCGCGGGCGCGGTGGGCTCCCTCGTCGGCCAGATCGCCCGGCTGTGCGGCGCACAACGCGTGATCGGATCGGCGGGCAGCGCCGAGAAGGTCGCCTATCTGACGGAAGAGCTGGGCTTCGACGCGGCGTTCGACTACAAGGCCGGTCCGGTCCTCGACCAGCTGGCGAAGGCCGCACCGGCGGGCATCGACGTCTACTTCGACAATGTGGGCGGCGACCAACTGGACGCCGCCCTGGCCCTGGCCAGGATGGGCGCGCGGTTCGCCCTCTGCGGCACCGTCTCGCAGATCAACGAGAAGGACGGCCCGGCCGGCCCGCGGAACCTCGTACAGGCCATCGCCAAGGGCATCACCCTGCGCGGCTTTCTCGTCTCGAACCACGCCGGCCTCAAGGACGAGTTCACCGCCCGCATGGGCGGCTGGCTGGCAGAAGGGAGAATCTCCTACCGGGAAACCGTCGTCAAAGGACTGGAGAACGCGCCCGCCGCGTTCATCGACATGCTGCGCGGCGCCAACACCGGGAAAATGCTGGTGCGAATCGCCGATTGA
- a CDS encoding SAM-dependent methyltransferase, with amino-acid sequence MSSTPTATPTTAPVPVPEEVGCLYDRLTALDTEAVGGSLHLGYWDVDDNDTPLVEAADRLTDMMTDRLRIDESHRVLDIGCGVGQPAMRISRRTGAHVTGIAISKDQIARASALAEGAGLSGRVEFRHADAMELPFPDNSFDAAIAIESIFHMPDRGRVLDEIRRVLRPGGRLVLTDFFERGPVPAEKQPAVDRLLRDFIMTLARPEDYVPLLRDAGLRFVELLDITEQSVRQTFEQMSQGSQEMQTVFDEEAEEKFSPASMIGVDEFGSVLLTAQKPL; translated from the coding sequence ATGTCCAGCACGCCCACGGCCACGCCGACGACCGCCCCCGTCCCCGTCCCCGAAGAGGTCGGATGCCTCTACGACCGCCTCACCGCGCTGGACACCGAAGCGGTCGGCGGCAGCCTCCACCTCGGTTACTGGGACGTCGACGACAACGACACCCCGCTCGTGGAAGCCGCCGACCGGCTCACCGACATGATGACCGACCGCCTGCGGATCGACGAGAGCCACCGGGTTCTGGACATCGGCTGCGGAGTCGGCCAGCCGGCCATGCGTATCTCCAGGCGCACCGGCGCCCACGTCACGGGCATCGCGATCAGCAAGGACCAGATCGCCCGCGCCTCCGCTCTCGCCGAGGGCGCCGGTCTGAGCGGCCGTGTGGAGTTCCGGCACGCCGACGCCATGGAACTGCCCTTCCCCGACAACTCCTTCGACGCCGCCATCGCCATTGAGTCGATCTTCCACATGCCCGACCGCGGACGGGTCCTCGACGAGATCCGCCGCGTGCTGCGCCCCGGCGGCCGGCTGGTCCTCACCGACTTCTTCGAGCGCGGCCCCGTCCCCGCCGAGAAGCAGCCCGCCGTGGACCGGCTCCTCCGCGACTTCATCATGACGCTGGCCCGGCCCGAGGACTACGTCCCCCTGCTGCGCGACGCGGGCCTGCGCTTCGTCGAGCTCCTCGACATCACCGAGCAGAGCGTGCGCCAGACCTTCGAGCAGATGAGCCAGGGTTCCCAGGAGATGCAGACCGTCTTCGACGAAGAGGCGGAGGAGAAGTTCAGCCCCGCCTCCATGATCGGCGTCGATGAGTTCGGCTCCGTACTGCTGACCGCTCAGAAGCCCCTCTGA
- a CDS encoding cytochrome P450, giving the protein MTEPTDGGTPPAFPFPRTCPYRLPAQYNGLRESGPVSQVTLPTGKPAWILTRYDDVRKSLLDPRLSSDRADPNFPMLVELARSDKDSTLSLAGMDAPEHTRARRAVVGEFTFRRMEALRPRIQEIVDECIDAMLAGPNPADLVKSMSFPVPSLVICELLGVSATDRDFFEDRTSRMLSMTLPPLTRQQAFFDLQTYLDELVTTKEKTPGDDLLSRQVAKGRKDGTYDHDALVDLAFLLLTAGHDTTGNMISLGMLALMEKPELRARITGDPGSTPQVVEELLRYFTITDIITTRVAKEDLEIGGQIIRAGEGVFALGGAANHDPDVFENPGKLDVDRGARQHLAFGHGPHQCLGQSLARMELEIVYDTLLRRVPGLRPAGPAEDLPLKNDAAIFGLHELPVTW; this is encoded by the coding sequence GTGACCGAACCGACCGACGGCGGCACCCCGCCCGCATTCCCCTTCCCCCGTACCTGCCCCTACCGGCTGCCCGCCCAGTACAACGGCCTCCGTGAGAGCGGGCCCGTGTCCCAGGTGACCCTGCCGACCGGCAAGCCGGCGTGGATCCTGACCCGCTACGACGACGTGCGCAAGTCGCTGCTCGACCCGCGCCTGAGCTCCGACCGGGCCGATCCGAACTTCCCGATGCTGGTCGAGCTCGCCCGCAGCGACAAGGACTCCACCCTGTCCCTGGCCGGTATGGACGCACCCGAACACACCCGGGCGCGGCGCGCCGTGGTCGGCGAGTTCACCTTCCGCCGGATGGAGGCCCTGCGTCCGCGTATCCAGGAGATCGTCGACGAGTGCATCGACGCGATGCTCGCCGGCCCCAACCCGGCCGACCTGGTGAAGAGCATGTCCTTCCCGGTACCGTCCCTGGTCATCTGCGAGCTGCTCGGGGTGTCCGCCACCGACCGCGACTTCTTCGAGGACCGCACTTCCCGCATGCTCAGCATGACCCTCCCGCCGCTGACCCGGCAGCAGGCGTTCTTCGACCTGCAGACCTACTTGGACGAGCTGGTGACGACCAAGGAGAAAACCCCGGGGGACGACCTGCTCAGCCGCCAGGTCGCCAAGGGCCGCAAGGACGGCACCTACGACCACGACGCACTCGTCGACCTGGCGTTCCTGCTGCTGACCGCCGGGCACGACACGACCGGAAACATGATCTCGCTGGGCATGCTCGCCCTGATGGAGAAGCCCGAGCTGCGGGCGCGCATCACCGGCGACCCCGGCAGCACACCGCAGGTCGTCGAGGAACTGCTGCGCTACTTCACCATCACCGACATCATCACCACGCGCGTGGCCAAGGAGGACCTCGAGATCGGCGGGCAGATCATCCGCGCCGGCGAAGGCGTCTTCGCGCTGGGAGGCGCGGCCAACCACGACCCGGACGTCTTCGAGAACCCCGGCAAGCTGGACGTCGACCGCGGCGCACGCCAGCACCTCGCCTTCGGCCACGGACCGCACCAGTGCCTCGGACAGAGCCTCGCCCGTATGGAACTGGAGATCGTCTACGACACCTTGCTCCGCCGTGTCCCCGGACTTCGGCCGGCCGGCCCCGCCGAAGACCTGCCACTGAAGAACGACGCGGCCATCTTCGGCCTGCACGAGCTCCCGGTCACCTGGTAG
- a CDS encoding SDR family NAD(P)-dependent oxidoreductase produces the protein MPSSSRSRPWDVHRLPSAGGRTFLVTGGNAGIGYFTAEQLAATGAVVVLGSRDAAKAEAAMASIRSRVSGAHVRHLQLDLADLSSLKTAVDRLDLDHLDAVVYNAGVALDDPPRRETGDGHELMFGTNHLGHFALTQWLAPLLSAASAGRIVTVGSFAARSERLDLGDLQSTQDYRPKRTYGRSKVAQMCFGFELDRRLRAIGSTVLSVVAHPGGALDSLTPSRPPVRTTAPGERLRALPAGLLVQGKDAGAWPVVRAVLDPEVQGGQLWGPRAFGLRGRPRREPVPSHMADPAVAARLWAASGELAGADPHLGFR, from the coding sequence GTGCCTTCCTCATCCCGGAGCCGACCGTGGGACGTTCACCGGCTGCCGTCTGCCGGGGGCAGGACCTTCCTGGTCACCGGGGGTAACGCCGGGATCGGCTACTTCACCGCGGAGCAGCTCGCCGCCACCGGCGCCGTCGTCGTACTCGGCAGCCGGGACGCCGCGAAGGCCGAAGCCGCCATGGCCTCGATCCGCTCGCGCGTCTCCGGCGCGCATGTGCGGCATCTCCAACTGGACCTTGCCGACCTGTCGTCCCTGAAGACCGCCGTGGACAGGCTCGACCTCGATCATCTCGACGCGGTGGTCTACAACGCAGGGGTCGCCCTCGACGACCCGCCACGTCGGGAGACCGGGGACGGCCACGAGCTGATGTTCGGCACCAACCACCTCGGCCACTTCGCACTCACCCAGTGGCTGGCCCCCCTGCTGTCCGCGGCGTCGGCGGGCCGCATCGTGACGGTGGGAAGTTTCGCGGCGCGGTCCGAGCGACTGGACCTGGGCGATCTGCAGTCGACCCAGGACTACCGGCCCAAGCGCACCTACGGCCGGTCCAAGGTGGCGCAGATGTGCTTCGGCTTCGAACTCGACCGCCGTCTGCGTGCCATCGGCAGCACGGTGCTCAGTGTGGTGGCCCACCCCGGCGGCGCACTGGATTCCCTCACCCCGTCCCGCCCGCCGGTACGCACGACAGCCCCCGGCGAGCGGCTGCGAGCCTTGCCCGCCGGGCTCTTGGTGCAGGGCAAGGACGCCGGAGCATGGCCCGTCGTCCGTGCCGTCCTCGACCCGGAGGTGCAGGGAGGGCAGCTGTGGGGGCCAAGGGCCTTCGGCCTGCGTGGCCGGCCACGGCGTGAGCCGGTCCCCTCTCATATGGCCGACCCGGCCGTCGCTGCTCGCCTGTGGGCCGCCAGCGGTGAGCTGGCCGGCGCCGATCCGCACCTCGGCTTTCGGTAG
- a CDS encoding PucR family transcriptional regulator, which produces MSQRSASPPQASEPGEDIREQVVRMAARLEPGINQLARLVVERQRAEVPGFDRLPGDMQDLEIASAARHTIRGFLRSAQGLADTDAEVLRERAIQRASEGVHLTGLLRGYHVATEVVTDALCAAARPGEEAALLWLTRRLFTTVNSLVEQATEAYLLGMAGQQEAKRELAAALVRGDAPQEVAARCGLPLEPGYLVLSVRAPVPQEPVAARRLLHQVLVRLAPAADGRVLSLPNEQGGHILLPLGTPHADLVRHLSTGPSRPVIAGAALAATPGDVPAAAEQAHRIAAIARTPGVHRLQDVLLDYHLAGSKDSAAELAALLDPLDGHAGLVEAVAAFLDCDLDRRRTAQALRVHPNTVDNRLARAAQLTGLDPHTTHGVQLFGAALTLRRLAEGSATGFLPG; this is translated from the coding sequence GTGTCACAACGCAGCGCGTCGCCACCCCAGGCCTCGGAACCCGGCGAGGACATCCGCGAGCAGGTGGTCCGGATGGCCGCCCGTCTCGAACCCGGGATCAACCAGCTGGCCAGGCTGGTCGTCGAGCGCCAGCGGGCCGAGGTCCCCGGCTTTGACCGCCTCCCCGGCGACATGCAGGATCTGGAGATCGCCTCGGCCGCCCGCCACACGATTCGCGGCTTCCTCCGCTCCGCGCAGGGCCTCGCGGACACCGACGCCGAGGTGCTCCGGGAACGCGCCATCCAGCGTGCATCGGAAGGCGTCCACCTGACCGGGCTGCTCAGGGGGTACCACGTCGCCACCGAGGTGGTGACGGACGCGCTCTGCGCCGCCGCCCGTCCCGGGGAAGAGGCCGCCCTGCTGTGGCTCACCCGCCGGCTGTTCACTACGGTCAACTCCCTGGTCGAGCAGGCCACCGAGGCGTACCTGCTGGGGATGGCCGGCCAGCAGGAGGCAAAACGGGAACTGGCCGCGGCACTGGTCCGCGGTGACGCGCCGCAGGAGGTGGCCGCCCGGTGCGGACTCCCACTCGAACCCGGCTACCTCGTGCTCAGCGTCCGCGCCCCTGTGCCCCAGGAGCCGGTGGCCGCCCGTCGGCTGCTCCACCAGGTCCTGGTCCGGCTCGCGCCCGCCGCGGACGGACGGGTGCTCAGCCTGCCGAACGAACAGGGCGGCCACATCCTGCTCCCCCTCGGCACACCCCACGCCGACCTCGTCCGGCATCTGTCCACCGGTCCGTCCCGCCCGGTGATCGCGGGGGCCGCCCTCGCGGCCACGCCGGGGGACGTCCCCGCCGCGGCCGAGCAGGCGCACCGGATCGCCGCCATCGCCCGGACACCCGGCGTGCACCGGCTCCAGGATGTGCTGCTCGATTACCATCTGGCCGGATCCAAGGACAGCGCCGCCGAACTGGCCGCGCTTCTCGACCCGTTGGACGGCCACGCCGGTCTGGTCGAGGCCGTCGCCGCCTTCCTCGACTGCGACCTCGACCGACGCCGCACGGCCCAGGCGCTCAGGGTCCACCCCAACACCGTCGACAACCGCCTCGCCCGGGCCGCCCAACTCACCGGCCTGGACCCGCACACCACGCACGGCGTACAGCTCTTCGGCGCTGCCCTCACCCTCCGCAGACTCGCTGAGGGCTCGGCAACCGGCTTCCTGCCCGGCTGA
- a CDS encoding DUF1254 domain-containing protein: protein MNATRRLRRWGAAAGVGAAVLALSAAPVTAAQASTAHPAPAPVPAATTADAVKAYVYGYPLVLARATEQVSTNVRKPDPATLRAPVNQFAKADRTPGPEFHTVVAPNVDTLYTSAWLDLKKGPIVLHVPDTKGRYFMMPMLSAWTDVFASPGTRTTGSSAGDFAITGPGWHGRLPAGVKQIKSPTRTAWIIGRTQFDGPSDLPAVKDLVRHYTLKPLRDYGHHHTPPPGHVDPTVPATSPAARVAGMDAQTFFSQLASAMATNPPAKKDAPMVATLARLGIVPGKPFDINAKGPATAQALRQAVPAAQKQIQAALATSGNDVNGWRVSLNLGDYGTNYMLRATTAWQGLGANRPQDAVYPIVRTDSRGKPLTGAKRYVLHFAPGQTPPVKAFWSLTMYDPSGFLVRNPINRYEVGHAAKPTRNPDGSTDIYIQHDAPAGKQSNWLPAPSGRFSMILRMYRPKSSVLDGTWSPPSVTMTS, encoded by the coding sequence ATGAACGCAACGCGACGACTCCGCCGCTGGGGTGCCGCCGCCGGTGTGGGGGCGGCCGTGCTCGCCCTGTCCGCCGCGCCGGTGACAGCGGCCCAGGCGAGCACGGCACACCCCGCGCCCGCGCCCGTTCCCGCCGCCACCACCGCCGACGCGGTCAAGGCCTACGTCTACGGCTACCCACTGGTCCTGGCGCGGGCCACCGAGCAGGTGTCCACCAACGTCCGCAAGCCCGATCCGGCGACGCTGCGGGCCCCGGTGAACCAGTTCGCCAAGGCGGACCGAACTCCTGGCCCGGAGTTCCACACCGTGGTGGCCCCGAACGTCGACACCCTGTACACCTCGGCGTGGCTGGACCTGAAGAAGGGGCCGATAGTGCTCCATGTGCCGGACACCAAGGGCCGGTACTTCATGATGCCCATGCTCAGCGCCTGGACCGACGTCTTCGCCTCTCCGGGAACCCGCACCACCGGCAGCTCGGCCGGCGACTTCGCCATCACCGGCCCCGGCTGGCACGGCCGACTGCCCGCCGGCGTCAAGCAGATCAAGTCCCCCACCCGGACCGCGTGGATCATCGGCCGTACCCAGTTCGACGGCCCCTCCGACCTGCCCGCGGTCAAGGACCTGGTCCGCCACTACACCCTCAAACCGCTCCGCGACTACGGCCACCACCACACCCCGCCGCCAGGCCACGTCGACCCGACCGTCCCCGCCACCTCGCCGGCCGCCCGGGTCGCCGGCATGGACGCGCAGACCTTCTTCTCCCAGCTCGCCTCGGCCATGGCCACCAACCCGCCCGCGAAGAAGGACGCTCCCATGGTGGCCACCCTGGCCCGCCTGGGCATCGTCCCCGGCAAGCCGTTCGACATCAACGCCAAGGGCCCTGCCACCGCTCAAGCCCTGCGCCAGGCCGTACCCGCGGCCCAGAAGCAGATTCAGGCCGCGCTCGCCACGTCCGGAAACGACGTGAACGGCTGGCGTGTCTCGCTCAACCTGGGCGACTACGGCACGAACTACATGCTGCGCGCGACCACCGCCTGGCAAGGGCTCGGCGCCAACCGCCCCCAGGACGCCGTCTACCCGATCGTCCGCACCGACAGCCGGGGCAAGCCGCTGACGGGAGCCAAGCGGTACGTCCTCCACTTCGCCCCAGGGCAAACCCCGCCGGTGAAAGCCTTCTGGTCCCTCACGATGTACGACCCGTCCGGCTTCCTGGTTCGCAACCCGATCAACCGCTACGAGGTCGGCCACGCCGCCAAGCCGACCCGCAACCCCGACGGTTCCACGGACATCTACATCCAGCACGACGCCCCGGCAGGCAAACAGTCCAACTGGCTGCCCGCACCGAGCGGCCGGTTCTCCATGATCCTGCGCATGTACCGCCCCAAGTCAAGTGTCCTCGACGGCACTTGGTCCCCGCCCTCGGTCACCATGACCAGCTGA
- a CDS encoding SpoIIE family protein phosphatase yields the protein MLERILALSPAGMAVLDRDLRFVWVNEALERLGGVPRDQRLGKHLRDVLPLLDLRLDAEGIESRTREVLDTGQPLVDHLMRGGTKAHPHRPHAYSLSVFRLHDAANRVLGVSFMVLDVTDRWRARERLALLNEVGAQTGSTLDVMHTAQTLADTSVPRLADFVAVDLLDSVIRGDTPRPGARRDPPRMRRAGQQSIHAGCPESVAETGQPVSFHPRSPETQCMHDGRSRLEAMPGASISSWFATDPARAAKIHEFGYCSLILVPILALGDVLGVVRFIRWQLRDPFEQDDLLLAEEVVARAAVSIDNARRYTRQHSTALALQRSLLPRSLTGGSTLDVAWRYLPAHASDGAGGDWCDVIPLSGARVAMVVGDVVGHGIDAAATMGRLRTTVRTLADIDLPPEELLAHLDDQVLRLIDEEQTADPSLTPAALGATCLYVVYDPATRKCTMSRAGHPPAAVITPDGSVTFPDLPAGPPLGLGALPFESAEFEVPDDSVLALYTDGLIATRDQDIGLGLDRLRTALASPEVRLDELCGTVLDAVLTGRPDDDVALLLARTHALNEDQVATWELASDPSVVAEARSLTADRLTAWGLDSLLFTFELIVSELVTNAVRYGNGRIRLRLIRQDTLICEVSDASSSSPRMRHARTTDEGGRGLFLVAQLARRWGTRYTADGKIVWAEEHLPANGTQDRAN from the coding sequence ATGCTGGAGCGCATCCTCGCCCTGTCGCCGGCAGGCATGGCCGTGCTGGACCGAGATCTGCGCTTCGTCTGGGTCAACGAGGCTTTGGAGCGCCTCGGGGGCGTTCCCCGTGACCAGCGGTTGGGCAAGCACCTGCGGGACGTTCTGCCCCTCTTGGATCTCAGGCTGGACGCAGAGGGGATCGAGTCGCGTACGAGGGAGGTGCTCGATACCGGGCAGCCCCTGGTCGATCACCTCATGCGGGGCGGCACGAAGGCACACCCACATCGGCCGCACGCATACTCGCTGTCCGTCTTTCGGCTCCACGACGCCGCGAACCGAGTGCTGGGTGTGTCCTTCATGGTCCTCGACGTCACCGATCGTTGGCGGGCCCGGGAGCGGCTCGCTTTGCTGAACGAGGTCGGAGCACAGACCGGCAGCACATTGGATGTCATGCACACTGCGCAGACCCTGGCCGACACCAGCGTGCCGCGCCTGGCCGACTTCGTCGCCGTCGACCTGCTGGATTCGGTGATACGCGGCGACACACCGCGCCCTGGGGCTCGCCGCGATCCGCCGCGGATGCGCCGTGCGGGCCAGCAGTCGATCCACGCAGGCTGCCCCGAGTCGGTCGCGGAAACCGGGCAGCCCGTCAGCTTCCATCCCCGCTCACCCGAAACGCAGTGCATGCATGACGGGCGCTCCCGCCTGGAAGCCATGCCGGGTGCGTCAATCAGCAGCTGGTTCGCAACGGACCCGGCCCGAGCCGCGAAAATCCACGAGTTCGGTTACTGCTCCCTGATACTGGTCCCGATCCTCGCCCTCGGCGATGTTCTGGGCGTCGTCAGGTTCATCCGCTGGCAGCTGCGCGACCCCTTCGAGCAGGACGACCTGCTCCTCGCGGAAGAGGTCGTGGCCCGCGCGGCGGTGAGCATCGACAACGCCCGCCGCTACACCCGGCAGCACAGCACCGCCCTGGCTCTGCAGCGCAGCCTGCTTCCGCGCAGTCTCACCGGCGGCAGCACCCTCGACGTCGCCTGGCGCTACTTGCCCGCCCATGCCTCCGATGGCGCGGGCGGCGACTGGTGCGATGTGATACCCCTGTCCGGGGCCCGGGTGGCCATGGTCGTCGGAGACGTCGTGGGTCATGGGATCGACGCCGCGGCCACCATGGGACGACTTCGCACCACCGTTCGCACCCTGGCGGACATAGACCTTCCCCCGGAAGAGCTGCTGGCTCACCTTGACGACCAGGTACTGCGCCTGATCGACGAGGAGCAGACCGCTGACCCGTCACTGACGCCCGCCGCGCTCGGCGCCACCTGTCTGTACGTCGTCTACGACCCGGCCACGCGTAAGTGCACCATGTCCCGCGCCGGCCACCCCCCTGCCGCGGTCATCACCCCGGACGGCTCGGTGACCTTCCCCGACCTGCCCGCCGGACCTCCGCTTGGCCTGGGCGCCCTGCCCTTCGAATCCGCCGAATTCGAAGTCCCCGACGACAGCGTCCTCGCCCTGTACACCGACGGCCTCATAGCAACTCGCGACCAGGACATAGGCCTGGGCCTTGACCGGCTCCGTACCGCACTGGCCTCCCCCGAGGTACGGCTCGACGAACTCTGCGGAACGGTCCTGGACGCGGTGCTCACCGGCCGTCCCGACGACGACGTCGCACTGCTCCTCGCCCGCACCCACGCTCTCAACGAGGACCAAGTGGCCACCTGGGAGCTGGCTTCCGACCCGTCGGTCGTCGCAGAAGCCCGCTCCCTGACCGCCGACCGCCTCACCGCCTGGGGGCTGGACAGCCTGCTCTTCACCTTCGAGCTGATCGTCAGCGAGCTCGTCACCAACGCCGTCCGCTACGGCAACGGACGCATCCGGCTGCGCTTGATCCGGCAGGACACGCTCATCTGCGAAGTCTCCGACGCCAGCAGCAGCTCACCCCGCATGCGCCACGCACGGACCACCGACGAGGGCGGCCGCGGCCTCTTCCTCGTAGCGCAACTCGCCCGCCGCTGGGGTACCCGATACACAGCCGACGGCAAAATCGTCTGGGCAGAGGAACACCTCCCGGCGAACGGCACTCAGGATCGGGCGAACTGA